Proteins found in one Anabas testudineus chromosome 1, fAnaTes1.2, whole genome shotgun sequence genomic segment:
- the LOC113161411 gene encoding voltage-dependent calcium channel gamma-5 subunit, with protein MSLCGRKALTLLSSVFAVCGLGLLGIAVSTDYWLYLEEGIILPLNQSTEIRMSLHSGLWRVCFLAGEEKGRCFTIEYVMPTNVQMTSESTVSVLKMIRSATPFPLVSLFFMFIGFVLSNIGHIRPHRTILAFVSGIFFILSGLSLVVGLVLYISNINDEMLNRTKTNEAYFSYKYGWSFAFAAISFLLTETAGVMSVYLFMKRYTAEEMYRPHQGFYRPRLSNCSDYSGQFLHPDAWAGRGRSPSSISSEASLQMNSSNYPALLKCPEYEQMSSSPC; from the exons ATGAGCCTATGTGGCAGGAAGGCGCTGACGTTGCTGAGCAGCGTGTTCGCTGTTTGCGGCCTGGGCCTGCTCGGGATTGCCGTAAGCACCGACTACTGGCTCTACCTGGAGGAGGGCATCATCCTTCCCCTCAACCAGAGCACGGAGATACGCATGTCCCTCCACTCTGGCCTTTGGAGGGTTTGCTTCTTGGCTG GGGAGGAGAAAGGCCGGTGTTTTACCATAGAATATGTGATGCCCACCAACGTCCAGATGACCTCTGAATCCACTGTCAGTGTCCTGA AGATGATTCGTTCTGCGACACCCTTCCCTCTGGTGAGCCTCTTCTTTATGTTTATTGGGTTTGTACTCAGTAACATCGGCCACATCCGACCCCATCGCACCATCCTGGCCTTTGTTTCTGGAATCTTCTTCATCCTGTCAG GTCTGTCTCTGGTTGTTGGTCTCGTGTTGTATATCTCCAACATTAACGATGAAATGTTGAACCGGACCAAAACTAACGAAGCCTACTTCAGCTACAAGTACGGCTGGTCTTTCGCCTTCGCTGCTATCTCCTTTCTGCTCACTGAG ACGGCAGGCGTCATGTCAGTGTACCTGTTCATGAAGCGCTACACAGCTGAGGAAATGTACCGGCCCCACCAGGGCTTCTACCGGCCTCGCCTCAGCAACTGCTCTGATTACTCTGGCCAGTTCCTCCATCCAGACGCCTGGGCCGGACGCGGCCGCAGCCCCTCCTCCATTTCCTCCGAGGCCTCGCTCCAGATGAACTCCTCCAACTACCCTGCTCTCCTCAAGTGTCCAGAGTATGAACAAATGTCCTCCTCACCTTGCTGA